Proteins from a genomic interval of Flammeovirgaceae bacterium SG7u.111:
- a CDS encoding sigma-70 family RNA polymerase sigma factor, with protein sequence MPISVYKNKSDLEIWDEIKTGEKAAFDFIFYEYANSLIKYGESITKDILLIEDCLQETFIEIWQKKERLKLHSSIKFYLITAFRRKLQKKLPQSNKWVVTSDITTNSLSDFASSSEDQLIDGELSDKRSLLVKEAIENLSARQKESIYLKYYQNLSFQEVADTMSITTKSAYKLLAKAIENLEKGLISSGYFDLFTTSIILFSFFLNK encoded by the coding sequence ATGCCCATCTCTGTCTACAAAAATAAAAGTGATCTAGAAATTTGGGATGAAATTAAAACTGGTGAAAAAGCAGCATTTGATTTCATATTCTATGAGTATGCAAACTCCTTAATAAAATATGGCGAAAGTATTACAAAAGACATCCTGCTTATAGAGGATTGCCTACAAGAAACATTTATTGAAATTTGGCAAAAAAAAGAACGTCTGAAACTACACTCTTCCATCAAATTTTACCTGATTACGGCTTTTCGAAGAAAACTTCAAAAAAAACTTCCACAAAGCAACAAATGGGTAGTAACCAGTGATATAACTACTAATAGCTTATCTGACTTTGCCTCCTCCTCAGAAGACCAATTAATTGATGGTGAGTTAAGCGACAAAAGAAGTTTACTGGTTAAAGAGGCTATAGAAAACCTTTCAGCTCGGCAGAAAGAATCGATTTACTTAAAATATTACCAGAACCTATCTTTCCAAGAAGTTGCAGATACCATGTCCATTACCACAAAATCTGCTTATAAGCTCTTGGCAAAAGCCATTGAAAACCTTGAAAAAGGACTAATTTCCTCTGGTTATTTTGACCTATTTACTACTTCCATTATTTTATTTAGTTTTTTTCTGAACAAGTAG
- a CDS encoding PASTA domain-containing protein produces the protein MLNKIKKNSPWWMSLNILIMLIVGSAAVLVFFMVFLPSYTNHGLTVTVPDLRGLSVEEAASALEAKELRYEVTDSVFSPEYKPNQIVAHYPEDNVQVKPSRKIFITLNMSNVPTVQLPDVIDASIKEARLTIENLGFEIGDIEYVPDLATNAVLSIRIDEKEYKKEDLEEGLELPKGTKIGLSVGNGLGNDELVVPNLMGMPLEEAEQYLLGMELGVGHIEYVDTATVDLGTIIKQFPESNRGAVVKVGSIIDLWVAGFYPELMDSTFLDEPAQ, from the coding sequence ATGCTAAACAAAATAAAGAAAAATTCGCCTTGGTGGATGTCTCTCAATATTCTCATTATGCTGATCGTAGGATCGGCAGCAGTGTTGGTGTTTTTTATGGTCTTCTTGCCCTCTTATACTAACCATGGGCTTACGGTGACCGTTCCTGACTTGCGAGGGCTTTCGGTAGAAGAAGCGGCAAGCGCCTTAGAGGCAAAAGAGCTAAGGTACGAAGTTACCGATTCTGTGTTCAGCCCTGAGTACAAGCCAAACCAGATTGTGGCGCATTATCCTGAAGATAACGTGCAAGTAAAACCAAGTAGGAAAATATTCATCACGCTCAATATGTCTAATGTGCCAACAGTACAGCTTCCAGATGTGATAGATGCGTCTATCAAAGAAGCGCGGTTGACCATTGAGAATCTAGGGTTTGAAATTGGGGATATCGAATATGTACCCGACTTGGCTACCAATGCGGTGCTAAGCATCAGAATAGATGAGAAAGAATACAAGAAAGAGGATTTGGAAGAGGGGTTAGAATTGCCAAAAGGTACGAAAATAGGTCTTTCGGTGGGCAACGGACTGGGTAACGATGAGCTAGTGGTACCCAACCTCATGGGTATGCCACTGGAAGAAGCCGAACAGTATTTGCTAGGCATGGAGCTGGGCGTAGGCCATATAGAATATGTAGATACCGCCACGGTCGACTTGGGAACCATCATCAAACAATTCCCCGAATCGAACCGGGGAGCTGTCGTGAAAGTAGGTTCTATCATCGACCTGTGGGTAGCGGGTTTTTACCCTGAACTGATGGATTCGACCTTTTTGGATGAACCTGCTCAATAA
- a CDS encoding glycine--tRNA ligase has protein sequence MAKNEKKLENPLLQKVVAHSKEYGFVFPSSEIYDGLQAVYDYGPYGVTLKNNLKQFWWKAMTQMHENIVGIDAAIFMHPTTWKASGHVDSFNDPMLDNKDSKKRYRADVLVEDKAAEYEKAGEPEKGQAIIDQMNKCLEAEDLEGVRQVIIDENITCPISGTANWTEVRQFNLMFSTQTGAIADESSTVYLRPETAQGIFVNFLNVQKSARQKVPFGIAQIGKAFRNEIIARQFIFRMREFEQMEMQYFVRPGSEMEWYETWKEARMKWHKVIGTSEAKLRFHDHDKLAHYANAACDIEYEFPFGFKEVEGIHSRTDFDLSSHQEFSKKKQQYFDPEINKGYVPYVIETSIGADRLFLLAMCHAYTEEEVGEGDKKKMRTYLKFNPALAPVKAAILPLTKKDGLPEKSKEILNDLKFDFEVRYEEQAAIGKRYTRQDLIGVPYCITVDHQTLEDETVTIRERDTTDQFRLPIAELKAWLGERVSMTNLLKQLQ, from the coding sequence ATGGCGAAGAACGAGAAAAAACTAGAAAACCCCTTATTACAAAAAGTAGTGGCACACTCTAAAGAATATGGATTTGTGTTCCCTTCAAGTGAAATTTACGATGGTCTCCAAGCGGTGTACGACTACGGACCGTACGGTGTGACCCTTAAAAATAACTTAAAGCAGTTTTGGTGGAAGGCAATGACCCAGATGCACGAAAACATCGTGGGTATAGATGCTGCCATCTTCATGCACCCAACTACTTGGAAAGCCTCTGGGCACGTGGATAGTTTTAACGACCCTATGCTCGACAACAAGGATTCTAAGAAGCGTTACCGTGCCGATGTGCTTGTAGAAGACAAAGCTGCGGAATACGAAAAAGCAGGCGAGCCTGAAAAAGGACAAGCCATCATCGACCAGATGAACAAATGCTTGGAAGCAGAAGATTTGGAAGGAGTAAGGCAGGTTATAATTGATGAAAACATCACCTGCCCAATTTCTGGAACAGCCAACTGGACAGAAGTACGTCAGTTCAACTTGATGTTCTCTACCCAAACGGGTGCTATTGCCGACGAGTCGAGCACGGTGTACCTCCGCCCCGAAACGGCGCAAGGTATTTTCGTGAACTTCTTGAACGTACAAAAGTCTGCCCGTCAGAAAGTGCCTTTTGGTATTGCTCAGATAGGTAAAGCTTTCAGGAATGAGATCATTGCCCGTCAGTTTATTTTCCGTATGCGTGAGTTTGAGCAAATGGAAATGCAATATTTTGTGCGCCCTGGTTCAGAAATGGAGTGGTACGAAACATGGAAAGAAGCAAGGATGAAGTGGCACAAAGTGATAGGAACTTCTGAAGCTAAGCTTCGTTTCCACGACCACGATAAATTGGCGCACTACGCCAATGCTGCTTGCGATATCGAATACGAATTCCCATTTGGGTTCAAAGAAGTGGAAGGTATCCACTCACGTACCGATTTCGATTTGAGCAGCCACCAAGAGTTCTCAAAAAAGAAACAGCAATACTTCGACCCAGAGATAAACAAAGGCTACGTGCCGTATGTGATCGAAACATCGATTGGTGCGGATAGGCTGTTCCTATTGGCCATGTGCCATGCCTACACCGAAGAAGAAGTAGGAGAGGGCGACAAAAAGAAAATGAGGACGTACCTCAAGTTCAACCCTGCGTTGGCGCCTGTGAAAGCAGCTATTTTGCCACTGACCAAAAAAGACGGGCTTCCTGAGAAATCGAAAGAAATTCTCAACGACTTGAAGTTCGACTTTGAGGTGAGATACGAAGAGCAAGCTGCCATAGGTAAGCGTTATACCCGCCAAGATTTGATAGGTGTGCCGTATTGCATCACGGTCGATCACCAAACTTTGGAAGACGAGACAGTGACCATTCGCGAGCGTGATACCACGGATCAGTTCCGTTTGCCAATTGCCGAGTTGAAAGCTTGGTTGGGCGAAAGAGTTTCTATGACCAATCTATTGAAGCAACTTCAGTAA
- a CDS encoding 2OG-Fe(II) oxygenase yields the protein MEFYSEEQWIDWVDKLAEDNHLVIDNFLPSELFKQLERFMVEKIDQDRFEKAGIGAETEFQIKSEIRGDFTFWIEKKRDTVIQPFFTLAEEIVAKLNRYCFLSLSGYEFHLAHYPKGSFYKKHLDQFNHRSNRMVSVIIYFNKDWQKGDGGELKIYDPKGDSIVEPLANRCVIFKSGDVPHEVLITNKGRYSLTGWLLYQPPVLGQLFG from the coding sequence ATGGAGTTTTATAGCGAAGAGCAGTGGATCGACTGGGTTGATAAACTTGCTGAAGATAACCATTTGGTTATTGATAATTTTCTACCCTCAGAGCTGTTCAAACAGCTTGAGAGGTTTATGGTAGAAAAAATAGACCAAGACCGTTTTGAAAAGGCGGGTATTGGTGCTGAAACAGAATTTCAGATTAAATCTGAGATCAGGGGCGATTTCACTTTTTGGATTGAGAAAAAGCGAGATACTGTCATCCAACCTTTCTTCACTTTGGCAGAGGAAATAGTTGCAAAGCTAAATAGGTATTGCTTTTTGAGCTTATCGGGCTATGAGTTCCACTTAGCACATTACCCCAAGGGTTCATTTTATAAAAAACACCTCGACCAGTTTAACCACCGATCTAATAGGATGGTCTCGGTGATAATTTACTTCAACAAGGATTGGCAAAAGGGCGATGGCGGGGAGTTGAAAATATACGACCCGAAAGGGGATTCAATAGTAGAGCCTCTGGCAAACCGCTGTGTGATTTTTAAAAGTGGCGATGTCCCCCACGAAGTACTTATCACGAACAAAGGAAGGTATAGCCTTACGGGTTGGTTGCTTTACCAACCGCCGGTACTCGGTCAGCTTTTTGGGTAA
- a CDS encoding two-component regulator propeller domain-containing protein: MLQRLAFIFFLVIVEINIVALHTGFCQKPTLAFKHFTVEDGLSHSFVREIHQDSRGFLWLATEGGINKFDGNEFSYYKYDPTNPHGVSHNNVTGITEGPNGDIWFTTWGGGVSILDVQQDRFFKFKLTDSDVDEVGANIVFSSCFDSEGRMWACTFNGLFLIDPINHKVLKHYVHHAGEANSLSSNRVRLAIEDSKGNLWVASLDGGLDYFNVADETFHHQPLDHDGEPVSVVSLCFDDQQRLWVGTWGQGAFMIDSARNIKTYNHNPREDNSLLDDQVWTIALDGERRVWLGTDVGLSIYNEAEDNFYNYKSNPYDPKSMKGTSIKNIYADKEGRMWVGTLDGGLSLFDTSFIDFEHYYNLPNESSLNNNNVTAVLELENGGLLVGTDGGGLNLFDRESKTFRSFTYDVDKPTGIGSNKIKALCEDSKGRIWIGHWAGGLDLFDPNTFEFTHFRYEEGNKLTPNNDNIVVLEEDGKGNIWLGTFGGGVNKFNPETGIFEYFIPSRKPGSISYENIRVLDYYKGKIYLGAENGYLDVVNADDGQLVAGYSLKTKTGDHIAPVCMRRDAQGYLWVGTLGEGLWKLDEQNGGFETFIMGEGSLSNYIYSLEIAGDGTFWMGTNLGICSFSPSTGETNNYGVDRGVQGTQFSRLASATLSGGEMFFGGDNGFNIFRPEEIDPIKDTSPLVFTRFEVFNKLVDVSKDSPLKQNLQEVEKITLTHEKSLFSLTYASLNYSAPKSVKYCYRMLGFVDESWQYVGQERKATYSNLPPKTYTFEVGVYEDENNVLASKKMIIEILPPWWGTIWFRLLVVLLVTGGAIGYYFVRVNLLRKRNKELEHIVKNRTYELSEKNSEIAAQNEELHTQQEELSLQNEELTATLDQLKKAQSQLVQSEKMASLGLLTAGIAHEINNPVNFIKSGITGLQFIIEQFVELSQLYAQVTTENVGEKLVEIETMKKKLKFDELMTKGLKITTHITTGANRTAEIVKGLRSFSRSDTNKFAPFNIVEGIENTLLLLNQLIKNKVEIHKDYDNTIEIECVPGQINQILMNLLTNALQAIKEEGEIFINAFIDHNTLCLKIRDTGEGIPKKNLPNIFDPFFTTKDVGQGTGLGLSIVMGIIEGHQGRIEVESHLGEGTTFVVSLPLVQHKLAKQVG, encoded by the coding sequence ATGTTGCAGCGTCTCGCCTTTATATTTTTCTTGGTAATAGTTGAGATTAATATCGTTGCTCTACACACGGGCTTCTGCCAAAAACCTACCCTAGCTTTCAAGCATTTCACCGTTGAAGATGGTCTTTCCCATAGTTTTGTGAGAGAAATACATCAAGATTCAAGGGGCTTTCTCTGGCTAGCAACTGAGGGGGGGATCAATAAATTTGATGGAAATGAATTTTCTTACTATAAATATGACCCAACCAATCCGCATGGAGTTTCCCACAATAATGTAACAGGAATTACAGAAGGACCAAATGGAGATATTTGGTTTACAACTTGGGGGGGAGGGGTCAGTATTTTAGATGTACAACAGGATCGTTTTTTTAAATTCAAACTCACCGATAGTGATGTAGATGAGGTTGGGGCAAACATAGTTTTTTCTTCATGTTTTGATTCTGAAGGACGGATGTGGGCATGTACTTTTAATGGGTTGTTCTTAATTGACCCTATAAATCACAAAGTACTGAAACATTATGTTCACCATGCAGGAGAGGCAAATTCACTTAGCAGCAATCGGGTTAGGCTAGCAATAGAAGACTCAAAAGGAAACCTATGGGTAGCTTCATTAGACGGCGGACTCGACTATTTCAACGTTGCAGATGAAACATTTCATCATCAGCCGTTAGACCATGACGGTGAGCCAGTAAGTGTCGTTTCTTTGTGCTTTGATGATCAGCAGCGCTTATGGGTTGGTACATGGGGGCAAGGAGCTTTTATGATAGATTCTGCAAGAAATATCAAAACGTACAATCATAACCCAAGAGAAGACAATTCACTGCTAGATGATCAGGTATGGACGATTGCTTTGGATGGAGAGAGGAGAGTCTGGTTAGGAACAGATGTGGGGCTTTCCATCTATAATGAAGCTGAGGATAACTTTTATAATTACAAAAGCAACCCTTACGATCCTAAAAGTATGAAGGGCACTTCTATTAAAAATATTTATGCTGATAAGGAAGGGAGAATGTGGGTAGGAACGTTGGATGGCGGATTGAGTTTGTTTGATACAAGTTTTATTGATTTTGAACATTATTATAATCTACCTAATGAAAGCTCCCTGAATAACAATAATGTAACAGCGGTTTTGGAATTGGAAAATGGGGGTTTGTTGGTTGGGACAGATGGAGGAGGACTTAATCTTTTCGATAGGGAAAGCAAAACATTTAGGAGCTTCACGTATGATGTGGATAAGCCAACAGGTATCGGTAGCAATAAAATAAAGGCACTTTGTGAAGATAGCAAAGGCAGGATTTGGATTGGGCATTGGGCTGGAGGGTTAGATTTGTTTGATCCAAATACATTTGAATTCACCCATTTTCGCTATGAAGAAGGAAATAAGCTCACACCCAACAATGATAATATTGTAGTGTTGGAAGAGGATGGGAAGGGAAATATTTGGTTAGGAACCTTTGGGGGAGGGGTGAATAAGTTTAATCCTGAAACGGGTATTTTTGAATATTTTATCCCTTCCCGTAAACCCGGATCTATCAGTTATGAGAATATCCGTGTGTTGGACTATTACAAGGGTAAAATCTATTTGGGGGCGGAGAATGGCTATTTGGATGTGGTTAATGCTGACGATGGGCAACTTGTTGCAGGATATTCGCTTAAAACAAAAACGGGTGACCATATAGCCCCTGTATGTATGAGAAGAGATGCGCAAGGATATTTATGGGTTGGGACATTGGGAGAAGGGCTTTGGAAGCTAGATGAACAAAACGGAGGGTTTGAAACATTTATAATGGGCGAAGGCTCGCTTAGCAATTATATTTATTCGCTAGAAATAGCTGGAGATGGTACTTTTTGGATGGGTACGAATTTAGGTATTTGTAGTTTTTCTCCAAGTACAGGAGAAACAAACAATTATGGGGTAGATAGAGGTGTACAGGGAACTCAATTTAGCAGGCTAGCTTCGGCAACATTATCTGGTGGGGAGATGTTTTTTGGGGGCGATAACGGGTTCAATATTTTTAGACCAGAGGAGATCGATCCCATAAAAGATACTTCACCTTTGGTATTTACAAGGTTTGAAGTTTTTAATAAGCTTGTGGATGTTAGCAAAGACTCACCTTTAAAGCAAAACCTTCAAGAAGTAGAAAAAATCACGCTTACCCATGAAAAATCGTTGTTTAGCCTAACTTATGCTTCATTGAATTATTCGGCGCCAAAAAGCGTAAAATATTGTTATAGGATGCTAGGCTTTGTAGATGAAAGTTGGCAGTATGTAGGGCAAGAGCGCAAAGCAACTTATTCCAATCTTCCTCCCAAAACCTACACTTTTGAAGTGGGGGTCTATGAAGATGAAAATAATGTGCTGGCAAGTAAAAAAATGATAATAGAAATTCTGCCGCCTTGGTGGGGAACCATCTGGTTTAGGCTTTTGGTGGTATTGTTAGTAACAGGAGGGGCAATCGGCTATTATTTTGTAAGGGTGAACCTTCTTAGGAAACGAAATAAAGAACTAGAGCACATAGTGAAGAACAGAACCTATGAACTAAGTGAAAAAAATAGTGAAATTGCAGCCCAGAATGAAGAGCTACACACCCAACAAGAAGAACTTTCTCTTCAAAACGAAGAACTTACAGCTACGCTCGATCAGTTAAAAAAAGCCCAATCGCAATTAGTCCAGTCTGAAAAAATGGCTTCTTTAGGGTTGCTTACTGCGGGCATAGCCCACGAGATCAATAACCCCGTCAATTTTATTAAATCGGGGATTACAGGATTACAATTTATAATAGAGCAGTTTGTTGAGCTGTCACAATTGTATGCGCAGGTGACTACCGAAAATGTGGGAGAGAAATTAGTGGAGATCGAGACGATGAAAAAGAAGCTGAAGTTTGACGAGTTGATGACAAAAGGCCTTAAAATCACCACACATATAACCACAGGGGCAAATCGGACAGCTGAAATAGTTAAAGGGTTGAGATCTTTTAGTAGATCTGATACGAATAAATTTGCCCCTTTTAATATTGTTGAGGGAATTGAAAATACCTTATTGTTACTGAACCAGCTGATCAAAAACAAGGTAGAAATACATAAAGACTACGACAATACCATTGAAATTGAATGCGTCCCAGGTCAAATCAACCAAATATTGATGAACCTATTAACAAATGCCCTCCAAGCCATAAAAGAAGAAGGAGAAATATTTATAAACGCTTTTATTGACCATAATACGCTTTGTCTGAAGATAAGAGATACTGGAGAAGGAATACCTAAAAAAAATCTTCCTAATATTTTTGACCCATTTTTTACTACGAAAGATGTAGGACAGGGAACTGGCTTAGGCCTTTCTATTGTGATGGGGATTATTGAAGGGCACCAAGGAAGGATTGAAGTAGAAAGCCATTTGGGCGAGGGAACTACATTCGTCGTAAGTTTGCCACTAGTCCAACATAAACTTGCCAAACAAGTGGGTTAA
- a CDS encoding 7TM diverse intracellular signaling domain-containing protein — protein MPSNLFPNWLWFNFLVGFLLISANAEATDTIRIVNQEEMRIITSKSYFLEDHTGEMGISDILALENQVKFKPIGKDAYSTPATDAVIWFKFTIQNKSGSDLWLELGDPFSAWYLDFYSPDEEGNHSRVTYSVGAMRPESNKEFPSNNYCIPIAQGADAVAKTYYMKVKGGLPMIFVFQAGNIKALINHTRKYDYALALFFGVILSSLIYNLFLFISIRDTIYIRYISYLCVMLVVAPFSSGNPLSFHPFWWHYVVTWNGVLYLCSTLFAVEYLALRSLAPRLYSWVWFLTLVLIVLLPILEIFSLIDTISLNYIFQPIVYILFLSLLISGIYLWIKGQKNARFYVSGWVFFVVSLFVFALAINGVVPLNIFTRNALYIGASAEALLFSLALGDRYNILKKDNERVQAQNLALVEEQKIELETKVHARTKELQMANDELQASHEELQAQQEELQSQQEELSAQNEELFSTLDQLKVAQSQLVQSEKMASLGLLTAGLAHEINNPINFIKSAVSGLQGVIEQFSYFSDLYKKIDPDNAKKGLEEISDLKKELKFDEMMEKALRITSHIDTGANRTAEIVKGLQSYSRSNSTEYASYNIVDGINDTLLLLNHLFGESHIKVFKNFDKIPEVECSPGQLNQVLMNIFVNAIQSMKERGNLFISTYQQGANITIKIKDTGSGIPSENLKHIFDPFFTTKEVGEGTGLGLSIVKGIIAEHGGSIMVESVIDEGTTFEISLPITH, from the coding sequence ATGCCTTCTAATCTGTTTCCCAATTGGCTTTGGTTTAATTTTTTAGTTGGATTTCTTTTAATTTCTGCAAATGCGGAAGCTACTGATACTATTCGTATTGTCAATCAAGAGGAAATGAGGATAATCACCTCAAAATCTTATTTCTTGGAAGACCATACTGGGGAAATGGGTATTAGTGATATTCTAGCTTTGGAGAATCAGGTCAAGTTTAAGCCTATAGGAAAAGACGCATATAGCACTCCAGCAACAGATGCAGTAATATGGTTTAAGTTTACCATTCAAAATAAATCAGGTTCGGATCTGTGGTTAGAATTAGGAGACCCTTTTTCAGCTTGGTATTTGGATTTTTACTCACCAGATGAGGAAGGGAACCACAGTCGTGTAACATATTCGGTAGGGGCAATGCGACCTGAAAGCAATAAAGAATTCCCATCCAATAACTACTGTATACCTATAGCCCAAGGGGCCGATGCAGTGGCCAAAACATATTACATGAAGGTAAAAGGCGGGTTGCCCATGATATTTGTTTTTCAAGCAGGCAATATAAAGGCACTCATAAACCACACAAGAAAATATGATTATGCTTTAGCTCTTTTTTTTGGAGTGATACTTTCATCCCTTATTTACAATCTATTCTTATTTATATCTATTCGCGATACTATATACATTAGGTATATCTCTTATCTATGTGTGATGCTTGTAGTAGCTCCTTTTAGTAGTGGCAATCCTTTGTCATTTCACCCTTTTTGGTGGCATTATGTCGTAACTTGGAATGGGGTTTTATACTTATGCAGTACTCTTTTTGCTGTAGAGTACTTAGCTTTGCGAAGCCTTGCGCCAAGGCTATATTCGTGGGTTTGGTTTCTGACCTTGGTTTTAATAGTGCTCTTGCCGATTTTAGAAATATTTTCTTTGATAGATACTATTTCCCTGAATTATATTTTTCAACCTATAGTCTACATCCTCTTTCTGAGTTTGCTTATTTCTGGAATTTATTTATGGATAAAAGGACAGAAAAATGCAAGGTTTTACGTATCAGGTTGGGTATTTTTTGTTGTTAGTTTATTTGTTTTTGCATTGGCAATCAATGGAGTTGTTCCTTTGAACATATTCACTAGAAATGCCTTGTATATAGGAGCTAGCGCTGAAGCATTGTTGTTTTCACTAGCACTTGGGGATAGGTACAACATCCTCAAAAAGGATAATGAGAGGGTGCAGGCCCAAAATCTTGCTTTAGTAGAAGAGCAAAAAATTGAGTTGGAAACAAAAGTACATGCAAGGACAAAAGAACTACAAATGGCAAATGATGAACTTCAAGCCAGTCATGAAGAGCTTCAGGCGCAACAAGAAGAACTCCAGTCCCAACAGGAAGAGTTATCGGCTCAAAATGAAGAGCTGTTCTCTACACTAGACCAGCTCAAAGTGGCGCAATCACAACTAGTGCAATCCGAGAAAATGGCTTCCTTGGGGCTGCTCACAGCGGGCTTGGCACATGAGATAAATAACCCGATTAATTTTATAAAATCAGCTGTATCAGGGCTTCAAGGTGTAATAGAACAATTTTCTTACTTTTCGGATCTGTATAAAAAAATTGACCCAGATAATGCGAAAAAAGGCTTGGAAGAAATTAGTGACTTAAAAAAGGAATTGAAGTTTGATGAGATGATGGAAAAAGCCCTCCGCATCACTAGTCATATAGATACTGGGGCGAACCGCACGGCAGAGATAGTGAAGGGGCTGCAGTCTTATAGTCGGTCCAATAGTACTGAATATGCATCTTATAACATAGTAGATGGAATAAATGATACTCTTCTACTGTTAAATCATCTTTTTGGGGAGAGCCATATCAAAGTTTTCAAAAACTTTGATAAAATCCCTGAAGTAGAGTGTTCGCCTGGCCAGCTCAACCAAGTGCTGATGAATATCTTTGTAAATGCGATTCAGTCTATGAAAGAGAGAGGCAACTTGTTTATTTCCACATATCAGCAAGGGGCTAATATAACGATCAAAATAAAGGACACTGGAAGCGGGATTCCCTCCGAAAACCTCAAACATATTTTTGACCCATTTTTTACCACCAAAGAGGTTGGTGAGGGAACAGGGCTTGGGCTGTCGATAGTAAAAGGTATAATAGCCGAACATGGGGGATCTATCATGGTAGAGAGTGTAATAGACGAGGGGACGACTTTTGAAATTTCTTTGCCTATTACCCATTAA